In Bombina bombina isolate aBomBom1 chromosome 6, aBomBom1.pri, whole genome shotgun sequence, a single genomic region encodes these proteins:
- the LOC128664313 gene encoding DNA ligase 1-like, with amino-acid sequence MDDQTLLVQDGEILLNDDEHKPGEENTVSRAEPITKRENEERINQSIQERSPDDLAATVLQVTETLIGGLLNLKDKLGRVSRDQKLNESIKGEKKREVMQKLNSERPPEQTDIQQGEDEDSERVWTEAHQVENEEKKHSLIHNNKVKEIHKSEASSSTALVTELSLETYSSCCLSASPTSAMEAEPSSNPLVKWKLIVRNQIKARVSSTGDSKEDGQNKHKRKSDERGSEESKKTTENKLMGIQGKVEKKREKAEKVEQDQEEGRESDKKSKMENKTQTECKDEVMEGEIEKKIIDVQLKREAVDGTESGEVMELGRKKVTPEQTPCKEDNIVYKGRGTDTESRGEQQETRVVITEEEICTKRTEVNIQMVNEKLSFSHELRADGHHGSQDTEQGQSSWYKLLQAANQNVAVATAGTSLAENILRHMIELPTEGMMLGEEVIEVHHGT; translated from the exons ATGGATGATCAGACTTTATTGGTACAAGACGGAGAAATACTCTTGAATGATGATGAACACAAACCTGGAGAAGAAAACACTGTTTCCAGAGCAGAACCCATTACAAAGAGGGAGAATGAGGAGAGGATAAATCAGTCTATACAAGAA AGGTCACCTGATGATTTGGCTGCTACAGTCCTGCAGGTCACAGAAACTCTGATTGGAGGTCTTCTAAACCTAAAGGACAAGCTGGGAAGAGTGTCCAGAGACCAAAAGCTAAATGAGAGCATAAAAGGAGAGAAAAAGCGTGAAGTAATGCAAAAGTTAAACTCAGAGAGG CCGCCAGAGCAGACAGATATACAGCAAGGTGAGGATGAGGACTCAGAAAGAGTATGGACAGAAGCCCACCAGGTAGAGAATGAGGAGAAAAAACACTCCTTGATACACAACAATAAG GTAAAGGAGATCCATAAATCAGAAGCTTCCAGTTCTACGGCATTAGTTACTGAGCTTTCACTGGAGACATATTCCTCTTGTTGTCTGAGCGCAAGTCCTACAAGCGCAATGGAAGCAGAACCAAGCAGTAACCCACTGGTCAAATGGAAATTAATTGTTAGGAATCAAATAAAAGCAAGG GTATCATCTACAGGAGATTCTAAAGAAGATGGACAAAATAAACATAAGAGAAAAAGTGATGAGAGAGGTTCTGAGGAGAGTAAGAAGACAACAGAAAATAAGTTGATGGGAATTCAGGGAAAGGTGGAGAAGAAGAGGGAAAAAGCTGAGAAGGTAGAACAGGATCAAGAAGAGGGACGGGAAAGTGATAAAAAGAGTAAAATGGAGAATAAAACCCAAACAGAATGTAAAGATGAAGTTATGGAAGGAGAAATAGAGAAGAAAATTATAGACGTACAGCTGAAAAGGGAAGCGGTAGATGGGACAGAGAGTGGTGAAGTGATGGAGTTAGGTAGGAAGAAGGTGACTCCTGAACAAACCCCTTGTAAGGAGGACAATATAGTGTATAAGGGTCGGGGGACAGACACAGAGAGTAGAGGAGAACAGCAGGAGACCAGAGTTGTTATAACTGAAGAAGAGATCTGTACAAAGCGGACAGAAGTCAACATCCAGATGGTCAATGAAAAACTGAGTTTCTCTCATGAGCTGCGGGCAGACGGACATCATGGCTCCCAAGACACAGAACAG GGACAGAGCTCCTGGTATAAATTATTAcaggcagccaatcagaatgtggCTGTGGCTACAGCTGGAACATCATTGGCTGAAAACATCTTGCGTCACATGATAGAGTTACCGACAGAGGGAATGATGCTGGGGGAAGAG gTTATAGAAGTACATCATGGAACATAA
- the LOC128664312 gene encoding uncharacterized protein LOC128664312 — protein sequence MEAAESLIGHLISLKEEVSRASKSRLSDGNQIPVIDETNIQPMATGPEQNLHSHQVEPKTHSTQQTSEGAGEATQKSNNDKSMRDRDRQCSVYGISSQEHEHKDQGDEHGDSAISTGQLTREVSWEMHPECSRGCSNARRLESNGELHMGGAVKSYSQLHCGTEERPKIHDCKEREEPGFKRTESSEIATQGEDDRAKKGKLTDQRTLKNEGDSSIKREQATNILSKEMDTEKAENHQLILTHSEESKVDSSVAQRLGGEDGAAPTKQVDDSSEEGSVEQGCTDKLAITFLEAAENLIGGLIPGTEEGLTTVRKVVVIVTDSSVEEDHLLIHDEELSNESVMVTTQEGSSAGDSQSSLVPKDDEGREDTSEAEGSHEQDLKLHKGCVLSGNHADIWEEVLSQKHVDIMSSVSETSEVTKTHMRGKDNVNCGLCEFEGPVEQSQRKTQCKDGHGCREFDIQLTGNVEMNADMNLQECMEGKAMGGKNCIYKEGHENNGTVKGEREKIEELKRDESGHNEKPPDQEIEKRGIGESNNLENEITSGEHAPTNQGYEGGDQTTHMVERSERGDPLAQAEGGKHDGDFLSQKFAGDGNFIRSKEQETQRELEMMVT from the exons ATGGAGGCTGCAGAGAGTTTGATTGGACACCTCATATCGCTTAAAGAGGAAGTTAGCAGAGCCTCAAAGTCCAGACTGTCGGATGGGAACCAGATTCCAGTTATAGATGAGACCAACATACAACCCATGGCTACCGGACCTGAGCAGAACTTACACAGTCATCAAGTGGAACCCAAGACACATTCCACTCAGCAAACAAGTGAGGGTGCTGGGGAAGCAACGCAGAAAAGCAACAATGACAAAAG CATGCGAGACAGAGATAGGCAGTGCTCTGTGTATGGAATCAGTAGCCAAGAACATGAACATAAAGATCAAGGTGATGAGCATGGAGATTCTGCTATCAGCACTGGGCAGCTAACCAGAGAAGTTTCATGGGAAATGCACCCAGAGTGCTCCAGAGGATGCAGTAACGCAAGGCGTCTAGAGTCCAATGGAGAGCTACATATGGGAGGAGCGGTGAAGTCGTATTCACAGTTG CACTGTGGGACAGAAGAGAGACCCAAGATCCATGACTGTAAGGAGAGAGAAGAGCCAGGTTTCAAGAGAACAGAGAGCAGTGAGATCGCTACACAAGGAGAAGATGATAGAGCCAAGAAAGGAAAACTCACTGATCAGAGAACATTAAAAAATGAAGGTGATAGCTCTATAAAGAGGGAGCAAGCAACCAATATTCTTTCTAAAGAAATGGATACAGAAAAGGCAGAAAATCACCAGCTTATCCTTACACATAGTGAGGAGTCCAAAGTAGATAGTTCTGTAGCCCAACGACTAGGAGGAGAAGATGGTGCTGCACCCACAAAACAGGTGGATGATTCTTCTGAAGAAGGTTCAGTTGAACAG GGTTGCACTGACAAACTGGCCATTACATTTTTGGAGGCAGCTGAAAATCTGATTGGTGGTCTGATCCCTGGAACAGAGGAAGGACTGACCACAGTTAGAAAAGTGGTAGTGATTGTGACTGACAGTTCTGTGGAGGAAGATCACCTGCTGATCCATGATGAAGAGTTATCTAATGAAAGTGTCATGGTCACTACCCAAGAG GGGTCCTCAGCAGGGGATTCTCAGAGCTCCCTTGTGCCTAAAGATGATGAGGGAAGAGAAGACACCAGTGAGGCAGAAGGTAGCCATGAACAGGATTTGAAGCTACACAAGGGTTGTGTACTGAGCGGAAATCATGCTGACATCTGGGAGGAGGTTCTGAGCCAGAAGCATGTAGACATAATGTCCAGTGTAAGCGAAACAAGTGAAGTGACTAAG ACTCACATGAGAGGCAAAGACAATGTGAACTGTGGCTTGTGTGAATTTGAGGGTCCAGTGGAGCAATCACAAAGAAAAACACAGTGCAAAGATGGACATGGATGTAGAGAATTTGATATCCAGTTAACAGGGAATGTAGAAATGAATGCTGACATGAACCTACAGGAGTGCATGGAAGGGAAAGCTATGGGAGGCAAAAATTGTATTTACAAAGAGGGACATGAAAACAATGGCACAGTGAAAGGAGAAAGGGAGAAAATTGAGGAGCTGAAGAGAGATGAGAGTGGTCATAATGAGAAACCACCTGATCAAGAAATAGAGAAAAGAGGAATAGGAGAAAGCAATAACCTGGAAAATGAGATCACTTCAGGGGAACATGCCCCTACAAACCAGGGATATGAGGGAGGAGACCAAACCACACATATGGTAGAGAGAAGTGAAAGAGGAGATCCACTAGCACAAGCAGAGGGAGGGAAACATGATGGAGACTTCCTGTCTCAGAAGTTTGCTGGGGATGGAAACTTCATTAGGTCGAAAGAACAGGAG ACACAGAGGGAGTTGGAGATGATGGTAACCTAG